The Salvia miltiorrhiza cultivar Shanhuang (shh) chromosome 1, IMPLAD_Smil_shh, whole genome shotgun sequence genome has a window encoding:
- the LOC131005849 gene encoding transcription factor DIVARICATA-like: protein METLSGRLMEGSSTWTKEENKTFESALAMLDEASPERWLKVAAMIPTKSVLDVINQYRKLAADVSDIEAGLVPIPTYLSSSSPLQLPSQRIKGLPWTQAEHRRFLLGLEKHGKGDWKNISRKFVVTKTPTQVASHAQKYYMRQLNGGGKDKRRRPSIHDITVHLARSEPPFLHGDVTLFNSDLGVAYPYPESCIYS, encoded by the exons atgGAAACCCTAAGTGGAAGGTTGATGGAGGGGAGCAGCACGTGGACAAAAGAGGAGAACAAGACATTCGAGAGCGCACTTGCGATGTTGGACGAAGCGAGTCCAGAGAGATGGTTGAAGGTTGCGGCCATGATTCCGACCAAGTCTGTGTTGGATGTAATAAATCAGTACAGAAAACTGGCGGCGGATGTTAGTGATATCGAAGCAGGTTTAGTCCCCATTCCCACATACTTGTCTTCTTCCTCTCCCTTACAATTGCCTTCTCAACGAATCAAAGGCCTCCCTTGGACTCAGGCCGAGCACAG GCGTTTCCTTCTAGGGCTTGAAAAACACGGCAAAGGCGACTGGAAAAACATATCTCGAAAGTTTGTGGTGACGAAAACTCCGACGCAAGTGGCGAGCCATGCTCAGAAGTACTACATGAGGCAGCTCAACGGAGGCGGCAAAGACAAACGCCGCCGGCCTAGCATCCACGACATCACCGTCCATCTCGCCCGGTCGGAACCACCTTTTCTCCACGGCGACGTCACACTTTTCAACTCCGATCTCGGCGTTGCGTATCCCTACCCCGAGTCGTGCATATATAGTTGA
- the LOC131005847 gene encoding uncharacterized protein LOC131005847, whose amino-acid sequence MGEIKGSFDEAVAQKLCFSDRVCIVCRHHDYDYFNGYLIFVIDLCELVNGSKGVLQYNILLNYDLSMSVCGLDSTLYFVESLSCSVIPNIYILDVETKHQRLKLRPKHLQCLPPMLGPKRFLRIASIPRAKKILVFSSQFQVLLYNPNLADDGFVDDFDEHIDFEMYDVGSNTWEKLPPLIILKVYSNGNFMNPSFFLLHEAEKTEIPRTAWDEDFGIYEISRYTLIDEDVFLVQLTCGVMLTLDLKSPSKGWKLYDEGMVTKPSSDQNLFVVEDKFRMPWCASDIRGDRKFGNAVAFPLSLFGEDDALKVYPCSIITHLESDKAKGHVCIVQGGVSRKSKHPQMVMDVGNLQGEVVASYRFEVQHRIKCFTPLCMFVCHPKQRMGEIKRSFDGAVAQQQQKLRFSDRVCFVCSVDPKYGRYGCGCDCCDGFKGDLIFVVDLSELVNGSKKYLQYNILLNHGLSCSVCGLDSTLYFVDSPDSSESPTVYTLDVETKHQGLKLGLDDLGSLPPMLGPKCCARIASIPSTKKILVFSSMLYNTITTFFGDGVDPGFDKDIDFEMYDVGTNTWEKLTL is encoded by the exons ATGGGCGAGATCAAAGGATCGTTTGATGAAGCAGTAGCGCAGAAACTCTGCTTTTCAGATAGGGTATGTATTGTTTGCCGGCATCATGATTATGATTATTTCAATGGCTACCTTATCTTTGTTATCGACTTATGCGAATTAGTTAATGGATCTAAGGGGGTTTTACAATACAATATCCTGCTCAATTATGATCTTAGCATGTCAGTTTGTGGTCTTGATTCCACACTTTACTTTGTTGAATCTCTTAGTTGTTCAGTGATTCCGAACATATACATTCTCGATGTCGAAACCAAACATCAAAGATTGAAATTACGCCCTAAACATTTACAGTGCTTACCTCCTATGTTGGGCCCCAAACGCTTTCTTCGAATAGCATCAATTCCTCGCGCTAAAAAGATTCTAGTATTTTCTTCTCAGTTCCAAGTGTTGTTGTACAATCCTAATTTGGCTGATGATGGTTttgttgatgattttgatgaacACATTGATTTTGAGATGTATGATGTTGGAAGCAATACATGGGAAAAACTACCTCCACTTATTATCCTAAAAGTCTACAGTAATGGTAACTTTATGAATCCTTCCTTTTTCCTGCTGCATGAGGCCGAGAAAACAGAGATCCCTAGGACTGCTTGGGATGAAGATTTTGGAATATATGAGATTTCTCGTTATACGTTGATCGATGAGGATGTATTTCTGGTGCAACTTACTTGTGGTGTAATGCTTACTCTTGATCTCAAGTCTCCCTCCAAAGGCTGGAAACTGTACGATGAAGGTATGGTAACTAAGCCTAGTTCAGATCAGAATCTGTTTGTAGTTGAGGATAAATTCCGAATGCCTTGGTGTGCTTCTGATATTCGAGGAGATAGGAAATTCGGAAATGCTGTTGCGTTTCCACTATCGTTGTTCGGTGAAGACGATGCGTTGAAAGTATATCCTTGTTCAATCATCACTCATTTGGAGAGTGACAAGGCTAAGGGTCATGTCTGCATTGTGCAAGGTGGCGTTAGTCGGAAGTCGAAGCATCCTCAAATGGTTATGGATGTAGGGAATCTGCAGGGTGAGGTTGTTGCTTCTTATAGATTTGAAGTGCAGCATAGGATCAAGTGTTTCACACCTCTCTGCATGTTTGTTTGCCATCCAAAGCAAAG GATGGGTGAGATCAAACGATCGTTTGATGGAGCAGtagcgcagcagcagcagaaacTCCGCTTTTCAGATAGGGTATGTTTTGTTTGCAGTGTCGATCCGAAATATGGTCGCTATGGTTGTGGTTGTGATTGTTGTGATGGTTTCAAAGGCGACCTTATCTTTGTCGTCGACTTATCTGAATTAGTTAATGGATCTAAGAAGTATTTACAATATAATATCCTACTCAATCATGGccttagctgttcagtttgtgGTCTTGATTCCACACTTTATTTTGTTGATTCTCCTGATTCGTCCGAGAGTCCGACAGTATACACTCTCGATGTCGAAACCAAACATCAAGGCTTGAAGTTAGGCCTTGATGATTTAGGCAGCTTACCTCCTATGTTGGGACCCAAATGCTGTGCTCGAATAGCATCAATTCCTAGCACTAAAAAGATTCTAGTATTTTCTTCTATGTTGTACAATaccattaccaccttctttggTGATGGTGTTGATCCTGGTTTTGATAAAGACATTGATTTTGAGATGTATGATGTTGGAACCAATACATGGGAAAAACTAACTCTATGA